From the genome of Pseudopipra pipra isolate bDixPip1 chromosome 13, bDixPip1.hap1, whole genome shotgun sequence:
CTTGTTTACATGTTCTAAAGGAAAATACACCACCGTGCTTTGTTGGTGTTTTGGATATTCACAAGCTGCGTAAGATTTTGATTAAACCAAAAGGACCGGGCTCAGATACAGAGCAATGGAACAATAAATAAACCAACGTAACAATAAATAAACTTATACGCAGttgaaaaacacaaaccagatGTTTTGTAGTCATCTTATttcttaaataatatttaacttGAAAAAGAGAATAATCTTCCTCTTATGACACTTCATGTTTTGGGGATTTTCCCCCTAATTTGTAATGCAGCAACCAACAGAAACGCAGCGAGAAAACCTTAAGCAGAAAACCCAATTAATAAAATACGGTGCAGGTTAACACAGACCCTCCGCAGAAAGGCTATGAAAAACCAACATATCCatttaaaaatcctttattGTGTCCACCTACAAGGCACCCAGGAGAACTTACACTCTAAAACCATTTAAAACGATACAGACAAAACCAGCGAGCGAGATTTTGTCTCGCTGCCTAAAACGCGCTAAAACGCTcgtaacaaaaaataataaataaaacaaaacagggcaaaaaaaatGTACATCCGCGGCAGCAACAAAACTTCCCCTGGTAAATAAAACCACAGTGACGGACGCGGCTGTTTGAGGGCCGGGGCTGCCGGTCCCCGACGGCACGAGCGGATCCCGGcgcatccctccctccttcccttcttccctccctccctcctcccgcGCGTGCCCGGCGCGGGCGCGCCCGCGGTGTCGCGGGgcgggggaggcggcggagcgAGCGCGGGGACAAAGGAGCGGGAGTCCCGCGGCCGGGCGGGCCGAGGCGCGGGGATGGCGCCGGGATAGCCCCGTCCCGGCGGGAATAGCCTCGTCCCGGCGGGATCGCCCCGTGCCCCGGCGCGGAGCCGCGgcctccccgccccgcgggcccggcccggcccggccgacATCTTGTGTTCCGCCATTTTCTGCCCGCCCGCGCGGCCCCTCCGCCGCGGGGCCCGCCcgcaccgcccgcccgccgcggcaccgccgggcccgcccggggctccgccgcccgcccgctcgGGGCCGCCCGCGGCCCGCGGCGCCCGCGGCGGGGGGCCTGGAACGcggccggcccggccccgccgtcCCCGCGCTCGTGCCCCGGCTCACCTGTGCAGGCCCGGGGTGCGCCGGGCCCGCGGGACTCGGCGctggggccgggccgggcctggGCCCGCTCCGCCCGCAGCCTGGGCCGGGCGGCGGCCGCGAGCGCGcgcggccccgctccgctccccgcgCACGTCACGCGCGCCCCCGCGCGCCGAGCAggcgcagccgccgccgccccctcagacccccccgcgcccccggcgCCGTGAGGGGCAGCGAGGGGGGACCGGGCGGGACCCCGCACACACCCCGGGGGGACCGGGCGGGACCGCGGGGTGACCCCGCACACACCCCGGGGGGACCGCGGGGTGACCCCGCACACACCCCGGGGGGACCGCGGGGTGACCCCGCACACACCTCCGAGGGGACCGGGCGGGACCGCGGGGTGACCCCGCACACACCCCGGGGGGACCGCGGGGTGACCCCGCACACACCCCCGAGGGGACCGGGCCGGACCGAGAAGTGACTCCACATACACCCCCTGGGGTCACAGTGAGAGTATGACGGGGACCCACCTCCCAGACCTGTTCCCTGGAGGGCAGTGAAATAATCTCCTGAATAAAACACCCAACCTTTAAATAGCCCGGAGCATGGTTTTGGTTCTGTGGAGCTCTTTTATCAGCATGAAACCCCTactttttttgttaaatgtgAGATTCTATATGAGGTTGAAACAAcagtattttaatatataaaagtAGTTAGGATACAGATATGAACCTTTTCATGACAAGCATAAGAACTTGTTTTGGGAACAAGCATAAGAACTTGTTTTGGGAACTTTGTATTCCTGTTTGTCACAAGATTCAGAGCCTGCTGTACAAATATGAGCAAAGGAGGACTTGGGCAAGGCTTGGCACACCTTTTATTCATTGGCAGCCAGGGAGAAATCCAGACTCCAGAGCTGCGTTTCCAGGTAGTTTGCAGTGTAAAGGCAGAAGTGGATCCCTGAGAAATGTGACCTCAAACCCTCGGGTGTTGAGTAGGGGATTGCTTAGACACACCTGGGGCAGTATGGGGTGACCACACCATGAGCTGGCACTGTGCCCAGGGACCAGGAGGGACAATGGGATCCTGGGGGGCATTgagatcctgcccctctgctcagccctggtgaggcacatctggagagctgtgtccagttctgggctcctcagcacaagagagacaaggagctactggagagggtccagcaggggccacaaagatgatttggggtctggagcatctctcttacaaggagagactgtgggagctgggcctggtcagtctggaggagactgagatAGGATCTCATCAATCCATACAAATATCTCCAAGGCAGGTGCCAGGAGaatggtgccagactcttttcagtgccCAGCAACAGcatgaggagcaatggccataaactaaaacacaataagttccacctcaacatgaggaagaacttctttccacgagggtggcagagctctggaacagctgcccagggagggtgtcaagtctccctctctggagacattccaaacccgcctggacatgttcctgtgtcacctgctctgggtgaccctgtcttggcagggggttggactggatgatctccagaagtcccttccaaccccaactaTTCTGTGACTGTTGGGTGCCCCCACCATGTCCAGGGGTCTCCACGGGGGCAGAGCCGTGTGGGTGGGATCACCTGAGCCCCCGTCACGGACCCAGCACGGCAGTGGGAGCTGAGGGGTCCCATACCAGCACCATGGATATGTGACAGCATTGCCTTATCTCTTCCTCCTATTCCTTTTCAAAGCAGTGGTGGAATATCAAACTGAACACTCTTGAATCCTGTGGTCACTCTGAGGTTGGTAAAACAGCTGGATCGAGGTCAACAACAACCACAGTTTGTCAGATTGTGGCACTTCCCGAGGCTGAGAAGGGACAGAGAAAGGCAATTCACTGACACAATTCTCTGACACCTTCAGATCTAAATTTCTGAGGTCAAAAGGGCTTAAACTGATTGCCTGGGATCTAAACAGATGTGCCAACACCatttctgagtgtttctgaAGATAACAGAGAGGCAACCATTCTCACTTCTCTTATTTCTGATAGAAATTGAAAACCAGCTGGATGACAGGAGGATGCTGTTACTGAACATACCTGTTAAAGGACAGTGGGTGAGACAAGGAAAAGCAGGGCCatccctccctcttcctcctctagTGACTCCAGCACAAGATGCTGCTTCAAGCTGGCTCTGCAGGTGTTACCACTATGAACATTCAGCTTCTTTGTGCTTTAACCTGCAACTAAATTCTCAACACTTATAAGCACAAGCATTACTTTAAGCTGGCTGCACTCTCAGAAGACATTGCAATGCAGGTTTGCAAGCAGTCCACGTCCAGAAAATCTTTGGATTCTTTTTGATGAATTTTTGTGCCTGTGATTTCAACTATCCATGAGAAGTTCCTCTGACAGCACTAGTGATTTAACAGTTGGCAAATGTGCCCTCAATAGTTTCAGACTGTTGTGAAAGCCAGTGAAACTTGCCTGCTTTGGGTATTTGTGACTTTGgaggaaaaccaaaaaccaaaccaaacaaaaaaaaccccaacctttcTAAAAATCTTATGATTCTGGTTTTGTCATATACTTTCACATATTACCTAACACTAAGGAAAAGTGTTCTAATATAAATCTCAATATAACGCGCTTCAGACTTTttggaaaatgggaaataaatcCAGGACTTCAGCCTCTTTAATTTGTTAGTGGCAAGGTAGTCAATCTTCCACagcttcatttattttcatcatttaCAGAAAAAGTTACAAAGAAAGCCATGGCAGTTTTAAAGGCAAACTATTCTAGCTCAGaataatatgtaattttttgttttctttctttaaatattgGCCTTTaaggggaaaagcaaagcaatgtCAGTCAGGGTACAGCAGGCTCTACTTGCTACAATGCCCTGAAGAATCTTCAAAATTATAGCTAAGAGAAATTCATGGCCCTGTAAACAGCATGAGTGTCTTCTGAGGCAGCTTCTTGTGACAGGGACTTCTTGTCATTTAGGCACAGGGCACAAGGTTAATCCCAAAGAACCTGTGTCCCAACAGATGTGCAACCACCTCAGCAATactgagcagcagctctgggaactGTAATGTCAGGCGTTCACAAAGAGTTGTCACCAATTACAGAGTAAACAATCAGCTGCTAAGATCATATTATATCATGTTTTGGTTTATAATTATCTTCTGTACCTTTTCTTTGCAATAACTTTTAATGCTTTCTAGTAGTGATGGCCAATTCCTTTGTGTCCCAATCCACAGGGTCTCACTGCTCTCTCAGCATCTAGATTACCCAGTGATCAGCAGCATTCCAAGATATTTCTGATATAGAGAGCACTTGTTCTTAGTATCTCTGTAAAGAGATTAGAATTAAATTAGTAGCATGACACACCCTCCTGCTTGCTATTAAAATAATTGATCTAATTAAACTGCATTtatatgtatttcttttgttAGTATGTGCTGCTCCTGAGTGTGCTCTCACCAGGAGCTTTGGGAGGTGATTTTCATGCAAATAACTGAATGTATTAGGACTGTGTCCACACAAACTGAAACaggttttgaaatatttaaaaacatttcagcagGGGCAGTTCCTGTAAAATTCCTGAAGAAAACACCCGCATAGGAAAAGGTGGCTTCGATTTCTATTTAGCACCATATAGATAAATAGTCTATATGCATAGGTATGTAATTAGCATGCATAGGTATGTAATTAATATGTACCTGATATTGTCTGCCCCCTGCATAATCTGCAGGAGGCAAATTCTTTCTGGGATAGTCAAATCCTTCCCACTGGGGCCTGGGCAGAGAGAAGCGGTCTGTGGTTGGATCTGGTCTCCTCGGGGGCTGAGAATACATGGAactgtgcaaaagagaaaaaggttATTAAAAATCTGTGTTATAATACCCTGCAAATTGCACAAAGTGTTCCTTTaaactgaaatgtaaaaatattaaatctcACTACTGCATTGAGGCAACACCTCTGCAAAGCTTGCAGGTAGGAGCTGCAACAGTTGGCTGGATAATGGGGAGGGTCAAAGTGAGGAAGCACAACCAAGGAAAGTGTGTTTCTAAAAGTAATGAAAAGGAATATGTTTGGAATTATTAGAGGAAAACCATAGAAGCCCCTGGATAAATCAGTACTTTAGGATTTATGTATGGGAGTGTATGTGAATAGTCCAGTCAAAAGCTTTGCCATTTACTGGACCTTTGTTGGTTGCTGTGCCACTGGCAAAGCTACAAAGTCATTCTGAGTCTCCAAGCCAAAATATAAAGTGAAAATGagcaaaaaatacagaaaaagagcAGCATACCTGTAATTCCCTCTTTGGCTTGGGATTGAGATTTCATCAAAATCTTCTCTTCTCAGTGAAGTTTTTGGAATTTGTCCACCCCAGCCATCCTGATCCTGATGGAGAGGATCAGGTGGTTACACAGAGCAAAACGACAACAAATGACAAACCCCAGCTCACCAGCTACAGTGTGTTGGAAGTTATAAACAGTGTGTTATATtcacattttcaaatatataaattCAATTTATCTAAAAGACTCAGTAGAGAAGTCTTTATAgactatatattatatagtcTATATAGATATAACAGAGGAACACCCACCCAGGTAAGTCTTTGCACAATTAAGTAACCCAGTTATTAACCTCGAAAACAGCGTTAGCTGAACCAAATTCTGAACTAGTTCAAAATGAAACAGCACCATCTCCTGGTGAAGGCAGGATAAGGCTGCTGCATTGCCAAGATAATGCTGCTTTACAGATagatttaacagaaaataatggATCAGAATagattcctttctttcttttctcaggCAGCCCACAATGTATTCTTGTCACACCCTGTACACTCCTTAATATGTAAAATAATCACCTGAACTACTGAATGAGCAAAtgaacacacacaaatatattccctttcgtgtttctttttatttcatgttagTTTTTAACTGCATTTATCCATCTTTTCCATTAGTTCAAGCAATGATCTCTACTACATCTTGTCTAATGGAGAAAACTGGCTCAGCAGAGGGTGACCCTGGCCCAAAAGGCAGCAGCTGGTCCTCTGGGGACCAAAACTCAAATCCCAGCTCCATCACAGACTACAAAGGTGGTCCTATAAAACACTCTACTCTGTCTCACAGGAATCTTGAAGAGTTTCACCTTCTCACGTGCATTCAGCTGATCTTGGAAATCAAATACTGGGGAGATTTTAAACCTGGAGTACCTTTAATTTTACCAGatgaccttttctttttgctattcATATACTATTCTTCTGAATCACACCCCCTGCctggctcccccagccccaagaaCACGTGGTGTGCCCCCCCTCTCTTACCCTGGGTGGCTGTGGGTACCTGTGCCCCAGGTGGGCAGGTGTGTCAGCACTGAAGGCAGGGTTGTGCTGTGCCTCAAGGTAGGGAGAGTTTGGCTGCTTCCTGCAGGGGGGAACAGTGGGAATTTAGAGCATGAGCAGTGCTGAGGGTCTTGACAAATCTTTTTGTCCTGCAGATTGGTTCAACAGCCGTGGCACAGCTTCAGATGACCCGTGGCAGTGGCTATACAAGAGCTATGTATTATTACAGCTTTTCTATGACACTGGGgctcagtgaaagaaaaaaaacccaaattgtCTGTGTACTTGGGAGAGCTATCAGTGTTGGAAGCAAAAAGCAGCTCCAATTGCCAAAGTTGGAGACCAAAGAACAGGAGGAATTGAGTTTAATCACCCAAACTCTTGTCAATGTTTTGGCCTTGTTCCTTTTTTACTAAACTTGTGGAAAGCAAGCCAATCCTTAAGAGCAAATAAATCACAAAGACACATCTGGTAGTCTCGAGTTTAAGTAGCAAATGGACTTATCAATCTTTAAAGCTTGTCTGGTAAGCcctaaagaaaaaaggcaatgaCTCAGAGTGAAGGTCTACATGTAGTAGTAAAATGCTGAGTAAGTGTTGAGTGCTCAGGGAAGACGCTTTGATTTAGTTTTAAATTgtacaaacatttattttggcaGAGGATGCTCCAGGGCAACCTTGTCCATTTAAATACCCAGAGGTTAAAAATTAACCAGAATACCAGActccttttgctttccttccacATAAAACCCCTTCTATCTGCACCCAAAGTCACTTACCCAGGTTTTTCACTTTTACAGCAgtagaaacaggaaaatattaCAGTCACTATGATAACCAGTGTTACTGCAGGAACAGTAGCCACTAAAATGAAATCTAGAGTGTTCCAAAGGTGGTTACATTTGGGGCCCATGTACCAGTAGTCCTTCCAGCCCACTCTGAAGTAATCAcatctgcaaataaaaatactcattttcaGCAACACCATTTTAATTCAAAAGTAAGTAATACtcaaaaaaggtaaaatattttgctatataattttttattactgaATACTGCAGGGGCCAAGAGATTCACTACTTTTCCAGTTTGCCTGAAGGTGTTACTTTTCTTAGTAACACACATCTTTTTCCAGATTTGATGCAAAAGCACTTTGCCAGGTTCTGGGGCAACAAGTCCAGGTTGGCATTTCAGGAGGAGATAATAAGCTTTTCTGGGAACAGGGTGCAGTACCCAAGTCATGGCATGACTGAGGGCAAAGATCCCTGTGCCAGCTCTAAGCATGACAAAGGTGCTGAATTTCCAGACTCTGCAGATGTAAGTGAAACGTGACAGTGATATCTGTCATTACgacactgattttttaaaaggaaaaaaacaactgtgtAATGGAGAATAGAACATTAAGATATcctatttggggttttttaactctAAAGAAAATTTGATcaacctggggaaaaaaaatgaacgTGCCATTACATAGATAATGCAGTTCTAAAGTAAAATATCTGAGACAAGAAGGAGCATGTGAAAATTAAGGATTATAGTGATTACCTACATTGGGAattacttgtttttaaaaagaaaactctgaGCCCAGATGCTTTGTACCAGAGTTATAAACTTATGCAGATTGTGAATGAAGATCAACATCTACTTTCGTGGATCACATTGCAGGGTCTAAATTTAGTTCATCCTCAAGAATATATTTGACATTTACATGGTGTATATttaaacaaaccaaccccacaCCCTACCTGCAGAAAGGTTCTCCATTTTTACACAGACAAGGAAAATGACTAGGACAGAATTGAGTTGTGTTACCCAGGCAGGCCTCAAAGTCCTCAACTCCACTGCAGTTGGCTGtgaattaaaacaaatcaaGTACTTAATGCAATTATCCAGTAACATACTGTCACTGGGCTGGATTGCTAATGGCACCAGAAATTTAAGCTTCATGACATACTCTAGATGATACTAAATCTTACTTTCCAGTGCCTTGCCCCTGgaaatttttgaaattatttgagAAATGAAGATTTACCTGCTTAAATTACTTTACCCTGAATGTGCACCCATCTCCCAGTTGCCCAGTAAATTGTGTGTTATGATGATTTTTATCACAGCATTTAAGTGTGGTTGCATCTCAATTCCACTGTGTATTACCTCTGGATTGCTGGCAAAGGCTGAAAGTCATGAAATCCATTTGAGATTCCAACCTTCTAATTATAATCCCAATTAAAacctttgtgtgtgttttgcatTGGGATTATTCCTTATTTTGGCCTACAAAAGGATCTGGTTTGTGTTAATTCAATTCTCATCTGTCTCCTTTGCTGTGTAAACATTGTGGGCTGTAAATCATGATCCAGAAGCTGAGTGTTTACATATCCACAGGTGTGTGAGTGGCTAAAACACCTTCCTCAGCAGCCTTAGGCAGACATCAAACATCACCAGGTTTGTCCCTCACACCCTGCACTCTTTGCTACCTGTTTCTCTCCCACGTAGGACTTGGACTCAACACCAAACAACAACCTGAATActcaaaaaaagccccaaagaGCCAACACAGCTGAGTATAATTTGTCATAACTGTTCCCAGTGAGAGGATACACATTTAGAATGAAGCCAGAGAGTCAGAACTGAAAGATCTCTGGGCAGATCCTTCCGAGCCCCCCAGAGAACTGACTGGAAGCAAGGAGTATCAGAGCATCCCTAACGTTGCTGCTTTTGTGAGAGGGATTTCACACCACAAACAGGGGCACTACAAACTCCTGACTAAAACATTATTAGCTAGAGAAACTCTGCTCTGAGCAGTCTTGATTTCAAAAAGAGGTGGGagcctccttcctccccagtcTCCAAGGCAATCTAATCCAACATTTCCTGCTAACCAGAAATAAATCTAAATGATTACACAGTGAATCAAGGCTTGCATTTGCACAAATCTATTTTCATGTACTGCAGGCCTTTCTCTCAAAAGGGCATCAAGCACTGAAGCATTTTCCAAGACAACCTCAATACAGATCCCATGTTACGCCTATAAAGCACAGAACAATGAAGTCTCAAGTAGCATTTGGCATGGCTTAGGAGATAAGCAACAGTAACATAACCACAATTCTTTTAGCAATGTTTCAAAACAATACTAAGGGAGCAGAAAATAACCAGCTGtgactgtgctggggagagagggagtgTGTGCCCTTGGACACTAATGCTCTAATATTCCATGTCATTGAGGAACTCACTGCTGAGCCCTTCACAGGACTTGAGTCTATATAAATGCAAAGTTAGCCTTCAAGTGGGAACTTTTTTTGGTGATTGAAAGGCTAaagtagcagaaaaaaattccccagATCACAAATGAAAACTAGTAACTAGACAATAGTACCTGCAGCTGGTTTCCATCACTGTCAGGTTAGTGATACCTGGTTACTAGTAACTGGTAGCTACCAGGTGAAGAACAGTgatgataaaataaataaatgtataaaatcaATCAGTAGAAAATCctcccattaaaaaaatacctgacCAATACTTTATACTATAAGAGAATCAGAGATAATTCCATATTAATTAGCTTCTTATTTAAAACTACTTTGCTTTCAATGCATTCTTGTTGTCATGCTCTTAATTACTGATGATTTTCTCTGTATCAAAAAATCTAAGAATACTTATTCTCAAAAGAATGTGTAATTCTTTAACCTCTATACAAAGTATTCCTACTGAAAAAGAACCAAGGCATTCGACTCCTTTAAAAACATCCTTTTGACATGGAGAGACTGACTCAAAATGATTAAAAGCCACCAGGACCCTGAGTATTTCAGCTGTAACTCCTATGGTCGGGACCTTTCTGATGTGCAGAAGGACAGAGTAACAGGTGAAAGCCAGAGCACATCTAGATCTCTATAGAATATGCCCTTGGCAGCACAGAACTCAAGAATTATGACACCACACAGGAAGGCAGCTGTCAAAGGTCTCTCCATTTACATTGTTTTcctgttatttaaaataaactccACTTAAGGCACAAGGAGAATTCCCATTGGGactgcagtgccacagcagcACTCCCACAGTGGTGGACATGGACACACCCCTGTCCTGACAATCAAATAAAATCCCACCATGTCTTACGTTTTAGAGCTCCTTTTTCACCCAGGGATCCGCTGGCCAGGAACAGGACACAGAGCAAGACTTCCAGAAAGGACATCCTGGAGCCAACTGGGATAAAACACTGATTCTTCCAGactctgccagcagcagaatgagctctcctttctgctcctgtaGCAGAGTCAAGGATCATGGATTTTGAGCTTGTTTTACAGCATCCTTCTCTATGAAGAATTACTAATTAACTTAAAGCTGATAGAAACTTCCTGATAACTTATCCAGCATATTTTCTTTTACGAAA
Proteins encoded in this window:
- the LOC135421546 gene encoding uncharacterized protein LOC135421546; translation: MSFLEVLLCVLFLASGSLGEKGALKPNCSGVEDFEACLGNTTQFCPSHFPCLCKNGEPFCRCDYFRVGWKDYWYMGPKCNHLWNTLDFILVATVPAVTLVIIVTVIFSCFYCCKSEKPGKQPNSPYLEAQHNPAFSADTPAHLGHRYPQPPRDQDGWGGQIPKTSLRREDFDEISIPSQRGNYSSMYSQPPRRPDPTTDRFSLPRPQWEGFDYPRKNLPPADYAGGRQYQRY